Proteins found in one Xenopus laevis strain J_2021 chromosome 1L, Xenopus_laevis_v10.1, whole genome shotgun sequence genomic segment:
- the rsrc2.L gene encoding arginine/serine-rich coiled-coil protein 2 isoform X4 yields the protein MASSDTERDGGSPEKHSPVIHKTRSRSRSREHKRKSDDCRKHRSRSRSKEARRHEVKAKSSKKHRSDDTVDRDHSDKIRDRLNSSENGDEKHRRKEKRSSRGKSYSRSRSRERRHRSRSHDRRKSRSRSREKKRRPRSRSRSRSKHRHRSKSRSKSREKKKRIEKPRRHSRSRSQTPPSPPAFRGRNAAMDAQEALARRLERAKKLQEQREKESAEKQQEIAAAGGGSVINVAALLASGTQVTPQIAMAAQMAALQAKALAQTGISVPSYYNPAAVNPMKFAEQEKKRKMLWQGKKEGDKSQSAEIWEKLNFGNKDQNVKFRKLMGIKHEEEAGTSSVDAESFKTLKQQEEMFRNMDAQYEMARSQTHTQRGMGLGFTSSMRGMDAV from the exons ATGGCG TCAAGTGATACAGAACGAGATGGTGGTTCACCAGAAAAACACTCTCCAGTAATACACAAGACAAGATCCCGCTCGCGTTCAAGGGAACATAAAAGAAAATCTG ATGATTGTCGAAAACACAGAAGTCGGAGCAGAAGCAAAGAG GCTAGAAGACATGAAGTTAAAGCGAAGTCCTCCAAAAAACATCGATCTGATGACACGGTTGACAGAGATCATTCCGACAAGATCCGAGACAGACTAAATTCATCAGAAAATGGAGACGAAAAACACAGACGAAAAGAAAAAAGATCCTCTAGAGGCAAAAGTTATTCCAGGTCTCGCTCACGTGAGAG GCGCCATCGTAGTAGAAGCCATGACAGAAGAAAGTCACGTTCAAGAAGTAGGGAGAAGAAAAGGCGTCCCAGATCACGCTCTAGGTCAAGATCTAAACATAGACATCGAAGCAAGAGTAGAAGCAAAAGTCG agagaagaagaagagaataGAGAAACCTAGAAGGCACAGTAGAAGCCGAAGCCAGACACCTCCAAGCCCTCCAGCTTTTCGAGGGAGAAACGCCGCTATGGATGCACAAGAAGCCTTAGCTAGAAG GTTGGAAAGAGCAAAGAAACTGCAGGAGCAACGTGAAAAAGAGTCGGCTGAAAAACAGCAAGAGATAGCAGCAG CAGGGGGAGGATCAGTTATCAATGTAGCAGCTCTGTTGGCTTCGGGGACTCAAGTAACTCCTCAGATTGCGATGGCAGCACAGATGGCTGCACTACAAGCTAAAGCATTGGCACAGACTGGCATTTCTGTCCCCAGCTATTATAATCCAGCAGCAGTGAATCCAATGAAATTTGCAGAACAAGAAAAGAAACGTAAAATGCTTTGGCAAGGCAAAAAGGAAGGG GATAAATCTCAATCTGCAGAAATATgggaaaaactaaattttggTAACAAGGACCAAAATGTGAAGTTTAGAAAGTTAATGGGAATAAAG CATGAGGAAGAAGCTGGGACTAGTTCAGTTGATGCTGAAAGTTTTAAGACACTCAAGCAGCAAGAGGAGATGTTCCGAAACATGGATGCGCAGTATGAAATGGCGAGATCACAAACTCATACTCAGAGAGGAATGGGCTTGGGTTTTACTTCATCAATGCGAGGAATGGATGCTGTTTGA
- the rsrc2.L gene encoding arginine/serine-rich coiled-coil protein 2 isoform X3, which yields MASSDTERDGGSPEKHSPVIHKTRSRSRSREHKRKSDDCRKHRSRSRSKEARRHEVKAKSSKKHRSDDTVDRDHSDKIRDRLNSSENGDEKHRRKEKRSSRGKSYSRSRSRERRHRSRSHDRRKSRSRSREKKRRPRSRSRSRSKHRHRSKSRSKSREKKKRIEKPRRHSRSRSQTPPSPPAFRGRNAAMDAQEALARRLERAKKLQEQREKESAEKQQEIAAVAAAGGGSVINVAALLASGTQVTPQIAMAAQMAALQAKALAQTGISVPSYYNPAAVNPMKFAEQEKKRKMLWQGKKEGDKSQSAEIWEKLNFGNKDQNVKFRKLMGIKHEEEAGTSSVDAESFKTLKQQEEMFRNMDAQYEMARSQTHTQRGMGLGFTSSMRGMDAV from the exons ATGGCG TCAAGTGATACAGAACGAGATGGTGGTTCACCAGAAAAACACTCTCCAGTAATACACAAGACAAGATCCCGCTCGCGTTCAAGGGAACATAAAAGAAAATCTG ATGATTGTCGAAAACACAGAAGTCGGAGCAGAAGCAAAGAG GCTAGAAGACATGAAGTTAAAGCGAAGTCCTCCAAAAAACATCGATCTGATGACACGGTTGACAGAGATCATTCCGACAAGATCCGAGACAGACTAAATTCATCAGAAAATGGAGACGAAAAACACAGACGAAAAGAAAAAAGATCCTCTAGAGGCAAAAGTTATTCCAGGTCTCGCTCACGTGAGAG GCGCCATCGTAGTAGAAGCCATGACAGAAGAAAGTCACGTTCAAGAAGTAGGGAGAAGAAAAGGCGTCCCAGATCACGCTCTAGGTCAAGATCTAAACATAGACATCGAAGCAAGAGTAGAAGCAAAAGTCG agagaagaagaagagaataGAGAAACCTAGAAGGCACAGTAGAAGCCGAAGCCAGACACCTCCAAGCCCTCCAGCTTTTCGAGGGAGAAACGCCGCTATGGATGCACAAGAAGCCTTAGCTAGAAG GTTGGAAAGAGCAAAGAAACTGCAGGAGCAACGTGAAAAAGAGTCGGCTGAAAAACAGCAAGAGATAGCAGCAG TGGCTGCAGCAGGGGGAGGATCAGTTATCAATGTAGCAGCTCTGTTGGCTTCGGGGACTCAAGTAACTCCTCAGATTGCGATGGCAGCACAGATGGCTGCACTACAAGCTAAAGCATTGGCACAGACTGGCATTTCTGTCCCCAGCTATTATAATCCAGCAGCAGTGAATCCAATGAAATTTGCAGAACAAGAAAAGAAACGTAAAATGCTTTGGCAAGGCAAAAAGGAAGGG GATAAATCTCAATCTGCAGAAATATgggaaaaactaaattttggTAACAAGGACCAAAATGTGAAGTTTAGAAAGTTAATGGGAATAAAG CATGAGGAAGAAGCTGGGACTAGTTCAGTTGATGCTGAAAGTTTTAAGACACTCAAGCAGCAAGAGGAGATGTTCCGAAACATGGATGCGCAGTATGAAATGGCGAGATCACAAACTCATACTCAGAGAGGAATGGGCTTGGGTTTTACTTCATCAATGCGAGGAATGGATGCTGTTTGA
- the rsrc2.L gene encoding arginine/serine-rich coiled-coil protein 2 isoform X1, producing the protein MAPVVYCRIGHDSKSSDTERDGGSPEKHSPVIHKTRSRSRSREHKRKSDDCRKHRSRSRSKEARRHEVKAKSSKKHRSDDTVDRDHSDKIRDRLNSSENGDEKHRRKEKRSSRGKSYSRSRSRERRHRSRSHDRRKSRSRSREKKRRPRSRSRSRSKHRHRSKSRSKSREKKKRIEKPRRHSRSRSQTPPSPPAFRGRNAAMDAQEALARRLERAKKLQEQREKESAEKQQEIAAVAAAGGGSVINVAALLASGTQVTPQIAMAAQMAALQAKALAQTGISVPSYYNPAAVNPMKFAEQEKKRKMLWQGKKEGDKSQSAEIWEKLNFGNKDQNVKFRKLMGIKHEEEAGTSSVDAESFKTLKQQEEMFRNMDAQYEMARSQTHTQRGMGLGFTSSMRGMDAV; encoded by the exons ATGGCGCCCGTGGTGTATTGTCGTATCGGCCATGATTCCAAG TCAAGTGATACAGAACGAGATGGTGGTTCACCAGAAAAACACTCTCCAGTAATACACAAGACAAGATCCCGCTCGCGTTCAAGGGAACATAAAAGAAAATCTG ATGATTGTCGAAAACACAGAAGTCGGAGCAGAAGCAAAGAG GCTAGAAGACATGAAGTTAAAGCGAAGTCCTCCAAAAAACATCGATCTGATGACACGGTTGACAGAGATCATTCCGACAAGATCCGAGACAGACTAAATTCATCAGAAAATGGAGACGAAAAACACAGACGAAAAGAAAAAAGATCCTCTAGAGGCAAAAGTTATTCCAGGTCTCGCTCACGTGAGAG GCGCCATCGTAGTAGAAGCCATGACAGAAGAAAGTCACGTTCAAGAAGTAGGGAGAAGAAAAGGCGTCCCAGATCACGCTCTAGGTCAAGATCTAAACATAGACATCGAAGCAAGAGTAGAAGCAAAAGTCG agagaagaagaagagaataGAGAAACCTAGAAGGCACAGTAGAAGCCGAAGCCAGACACCTCCAAGCCCTCCAGCTTTTCGAGGGAGAAACGCCGCTATGGATGCACAAGAAGCCTTAGCTAGAAG GTTGGAAAGAGCAAAGAAACTGCAGGAGCAACGTGAAAAAGAGTCGGCTGAAAAACAGCAAGAGATAGCAGCAG TGGCTGCAGCAGGGGGAGGATCAGTTATCAATGTAGCAGCTCTGTTGGCTTCGGGGACTCAAGTAACTCCTCAGATTGCGATGGCAGCACAGATGGCTGCACTACAAGCTAAAGCATTGGCACAGACTGGCATTTCTGTCCCCAGCTATTATAATCCAGCAGCAGTGAATCCAATGAAATTTGCAGAACAAGAAAAGAAACGTAAAATGCTTTGGCAAGGCAAAAAGGAAGGG GATAAATCTCAATCTGCAGAAATATgggaaaaactaaattttggTAACAAGGACCAAAATGTGAAGTTTAGAAAGTTAATGGGAATAAAG CATGAGGAAGAAGCTGGGACTAGTTCAGTTGATGCTGAAAGTTTTAAGACACTCAAGCAGCAAGAGGAGATGTTCCGAAACATGGATGCGCAGTATGAAATGGCGAGATCACAAACTCATACTCAGAGAGGAATGGGCTTGGGTTTTACTTCATCAATGCGAGGAATGGATGCTGTTTGA
- the rsrc2.L gene encoding arginine/serine-rich coiled-coil protein 2 isoform X2: protein MAPVVYCRIGHDSKSSDTERDGGSPEKHSPVIHKTRSRSRSREHKRKSDDCRKHRSRSRSKEARRHEVKAKSSKKHRSDDTVDRDHSDKIRDRLNSSENGDEKHRRKEKRSSRGKSYSRSRSRERRHRSRSHDRRKSRSRSREKKRRPRSRSRSRSKHRHRSKSRSKSREKKKRIEKPRRHSRSRSQTPPSPPAFRGRNAAMDAQEALARRLERAKKLQEQREKESAEKQQEIAAAGGGSVINVAALLASGTQVTPQIAMAAQMAALQAKALAQTGISVPSYYNPAAVNPMKFAEQEKKRKMLWQGKKEGDKSQSAEIWEKLNFGNKDQNVKFRKLMGIKHEEEAGTSSVDAESFKTLKQQEEMFRNMDAQYEMARSQTHTQRGMGLGFTSSMRGMDAV, encoded by the exons ATGGCGCCCGTGGTGTATTGTCGTATCGGCCATGATTCCAAG TCAAGTGATACAGAACGAGATGGTGGTTCACCAGAAAAACACTCTCCAGTAATACACAAGACAAGATCCCGCTCGCGTTCAAGGGAACATAAAAGAAAATCTG ATGATTGTCGAAAACACAGAAGTCGGAGCAGAAGCAAAGAG GCTAGAAGACATGAAGTTAAAGCGAAGTCCTCCAAAAAACATCGATCTGATGACACGGTTGACAGAGATCATTCCGACAAGATCCGAGACAGACTAAATTCATCAGAAAATGGAGACGAAAAACACAGACGAAAAGAAAAAAGATCCTCTAGAGGCAAAAGTTATTCCAGGTCTCGCTCACGTGAGAG GCGCCATCGTAGTAGAAGCCATGACAGAAGAAAGTCACGTTCAAGAAGTAGGGAGAAGAAAAGGCGTCCCAGATCACGCTCTAGGTCAAGATCTAAACATAGACATCGAAGCAAGAGTAGAAGCAAAAGTCG agagaagaagaagagaataGAGAAACCTAGAAGGCACAGTAGAAGCCGAAGCCAGACACCTCCAAGCCCTCCAGCTTTTCGAGGGAGAAACGCCGCTATGGATGCACAAGAAGCCTTAGCTAGAAG GTTGGAAAGAGCAAAGAAACTGCAGGAGCAACGTGAAAAAGAGTCGGCTGAAAAACAGCAAGAGATAGCAGCAG CAGGGGGAGGATCAGTTATCAATGTAGCAGCTCTGTTGGCTTCGGGGACTCAAGTAACTCCTCAGATTGCGATGGCAGCACAGATGGCTGCACTACAAGCTAAAGCATTGGCACAGACTGGCATTTCTGTCCCCAGCTATTATAATCCAGCAGCAGTGAATCCAATGAAATTTGCAGAACAAGAAAAGAAACGTAAAATGCTTTGGCAAGGCAAAAAGGAAGGG GATAAATCTCAATCTGCAGAAATATgggaaaaactaaattttggTAACAAGGACCAAAATGTGAAGTTTAGAAAGTTAATGGGAATAAAG CATGAGGAAGAAGCTGGGACTAGTTCAGTTGATGCTGAAAGTTTTAAGACACTCAAGCAGCAAGAGGAGATGTTCCGAAACATGGATGCGCAGTATGAAATGGCGAGATCACAAACTCATACTCAGAGAGGAATGGGCTTGGGTTTTACTTCATCAATGCGAGGAATGGATGCTGTTTGA
- the rsrc2.L gene encoding arginine/serine-rich coiled-coil protein 2 isoform X5 produces the protein MIVENTEVGAEAKRTNFFLKQARRHEVKAKSSKKHRSDDTVDRDHSDKIRDRLNSSENGDEKHRRKEKRSSRGKSYSRSRSRERRHRSRSHDRRKSRSRSREKKRRPRSRSRSRSKHRHRSKSRSKSREKKKRIEKPRRHSRSRSQTPPSPPAFRGRNAAMDAQEALARRLERAKKLQEQREKESAEKQQEIAAVAAAGGGSVINVAALLASGTQVTPQIAMAAQMAALQAKALAQTGISVPSYYNPAAVNPMKFAEQEKKRKMLWQGKKEGDKSQSAEIWEKLNFGNKDQNVKFRKLMGIKHEEEAGTSSVDAESFKTLKQQEEMFRNMDAQYEMARSQTHTQRGMGLGFTSSMRGMDAV, from the exons ATGATTGTCGAAAACACAGAAGTCGGAGCAGAAGCAAAGAG AACCAACTTCTTCTTAAAACAGGCTAGAAGACATGAAGTTAAAGCGAAGTCCTCCAAAAAACATCGATCTGATGACACGGTTGACAGAGATCATTCCGACAAGATCCGAGACAGACTAAATTCATCAGAAAATGGAGACGAAAAACACAGACGAAAAGAAAAAAGATCCTCTAGAGGCAAAAGTTATTCCAGGTCTCGCTCACGTGAGAG GCGCCATCGTAGTAGAAGCCATGACAGAAGAAAGTCACGTTCAAGAAGTAGGGAGAAGAAAAGGCGTCCCAGATCACGCTCTAGGTCAAGATCTAAACATAGACATCGAAGCAAGAGTAGAAGCAAAAGTCG agagaagaagaagagaataGAGAAACCTAGAAGGCACAGTAGAAGCCGAAGCCAGACACCTCCAAGCCCTCCAGCTTTTCGAGGGAGAAACGCCGCTATGGATGCACAAGAAGCCTTAGCTAGAAG GTTGGAAAGAGCAAAGAAACTGCAGGAGCAACGTGAAAAAGAGTCGGCTGAAAAACAGCAAGAGATAGCAGCAG TGGCTGCAGCAGGGGGAGGATCAGTTATCAATGTAGCAGCTCTGTTGGCTTCGGGGACTCAAGTAACTCCTCAGATTGCGATGGCAGCACAGATGGCTGCACTACAAGCTAAAGCATTGGCACAGACTGGCATTTCTGTCCCCAGCTATTATAATCCAGCAGCAGTGAATCCAATGAAATTTGCAGAACAAGAAAAGAAACGTAAAATGCTTTGGCAAGGCAAAAAGGAAGGG GATAAATCTCAATCTGCAGAAATATgggaaaaactaaattttggTAACAAGGACCAAAATGTGAAGTTTAGAAAGTTAATGGGAATAAAG CATGAGGAAGAAGCTGGGACTAGTTCAGTTGATGCTGAAAGTTTTAAGACACTCAAGCAGCAAGAGGAGATGTTCCGAAACATGGATGCGCAGTATGAAATGGCGAGATCACAAACTCATACTCAGAGAGGAATGGGCTTGGGTTTTACTTCATCAATGCGAGGAATGGATGCTGTTTGA
- the rsrc2.L gene encoding arginine/serine-rich coiled-coil protein 2, translating into MIRTNFFLKQARRHEVKAKSSKKHRSDDTVDRDHSDKIRDRLNSSENGDEKHRRKEKRSSRGKSYSRSRSRERRHRSRSHDRRKSRSRSREKKRRPRSRSRSRSKHRHRSKSRSKSREKKKRIEKPRRHSRSRSQTPPSPPAFRGRNAAMDAQEALARRLERAKKLQEQREKESAEKQQEIAAVAAAGGGSVINVAALLASGTQVTPQIAMAAQMAALQAKALAQTGISVPSYYNPAAVNPMKFAEQEKKRKMLWQGKKEGDKSQSAEIWEKLNFGNKDQNVKFRKLMGIKHEEEAGTSSVDAESFKTLKQQEEMFRNMDAQYEMARSQTHTQRGMGLGFTSSMRGMDAV; encoded by the exons ATGATAAG AACCAACTTCTTCTTAAAACAGGCTAGAAGACATGAAGTTAAAGCGAAGTCCTCCAAAAAACATCGATCTGATGACACGGTTGACAGAGATCATTCCGACAAGATCCGAGACAGACTAAATTCATCAGAAAATGGAGACGAAAAACACAGACGAAAAGAAAAAAGATCCTCTAGAGGCAAAAGTTATTCCAGGTCTCGCTCACGTGAGAG GCGCCATCGTAGTAGAAGCCATGACAGAAGAAAGTCACGTTCAAGAAGTAGGGAGAAGAAAAGGCGTCCCAGATCACGCTCTAGGTCAAGATCTAAACATAGACATCGAAGCAAGAGTAGAAGCAAAAGTCG agagaagaagaagagaataGAGAAACCTAGAAGGCACAGTAGAAGCCGAAGCCAGACACCTCCAAGCCCTCCAGCTTTTCGAGGGAGAAACGCCGCTATGGATGCACAAGAAGCCTTAGCTAGAAG GTTGGAAAGAGCAAAGAAACTGCAGGAGCAACGTGAAAAAGAGTCGGCTGAAAAACAGCAAGAGATAGCAGCAG TGGCTGCAGCAGGGGGAGGATCAGTTATCAATGTAGCAGCTCTGTTGGCTTCGGGGACTCAAGTAACTCCTCAGATTGCGATGGCAGCACAGATGGCTGCACTACAAGCTAAAGCATTGGCACAGACTGGCATTTCTGTCCCCAGCTATTATAATCCAGCAGCAGTGAATCCAATGAAATTTGCAGAACAAGAAAAGAAACGTAAAATGCTTTGGCAAGGCAAAAAGGAAGGG GATAAATCTCAATCTGCAGAAATATgggaaaaactaaattttggTAACAAGGACCAAAATGTGAAGTTTAGAAAGTTAATGGGAATAAAG CATGAGGAAGAAGCTGGGACTAGTTCAGTTGATGCTGAAAGTTTTAAGACACTCAAGCAGCAAGAGGAGATGTTCCGAAACATGGATGCGCAGTATGAAATGGCGAGATCACAAACTCATACTCAGAGAGGAATGGGCTTGGGTTTTACTTCATCAATGCGAGGAATGGATGCTGTTTGA